DNA sequence from the Cohnella herbarum genome:
AATCCGCCGACGTGAAGGTCAGACTCTGGAAAGCCTTCTCCGCCGTATGCGTCAACAGGGCTTTGCCGCTCGCGTCCGTAAGCTTAATCACGCTTCCAGCAGGTTGCGTCGAAGCGAAAGCCAGTTCGATAAAGGTTTGCTTAGAGTTGGAACCCGTCGCATCGTTGCGAGTGCCAAGGGCAACGACGGTCCCTCCGTTAAGGGCAATATCTTTGTCGGCGTCTATGCCTCCGTCGGGGCTTCTTTCGTTGGCCATGGTTACGACCGTTCCGCCATTGATCGTAAGATAGCCGTTAGAATCGATGCCGTCCCCTTCCGAGCCGAGCCCGGCATTCACCTTGAGATAGCCGCCGTTAATCGTGGTGACGGAAATTCCGTCTTCATTCGTATTTATCCCGTCATCCTGAGATTGGATTTCGATTTTCCCGCCGTTAATCGTCAGGTGAAGCTCCGAATCAAGCCCTTCGTTGGCGGCCTGGATGCGTAACTCGCCGGTGCCGGAAGATTCGCCGGAGATGTTCAACGACATTTTGGAATAGAAAGCTCCGTCGTATTTGTGCAACTTCTTGGTCGTGCCTTCCTTGTAAATTCGGGCGACGTAAGAGCCGGTTACTTTGTTCGCCGATCCGTCGGCAAGGACGACCTGAGCGCCGGCCGAAGAGAGATCGGTGACGCCCTTCGTATCCTCGGATGCGCTGTACGGTTCGTACACATTGTAAAAGATGACGGCGGGAGCGACCGTACAGGTGATGTCCGCTCCGTCCAGAATGAGGACGACGACCGCTTTCGGATCCTTGGCGGCACCGTCGCCCAAGTCGATGGCAAGCTGGCCGACCGACAGCTTACCGGAGACGCGATACGTTCCGGGTTGGGTAATAGTCACTACCGTATGCGCGGCCGCCTCCTTGGCGGTATGCTCGTCCGAGGCTTTTCCCTCTCCGTAGGTACTGTCATGTCCGGCTTCGTAATAGACAATGTCCGCGCCGGTGTACACGGCGGAAGCCGGGTCGGTCGAAGCCGATTTGCCGTTAACCGATACTCCGTTGTCGGATAGTTGGATAGCGGTTTCGTTGACCGTGGTTGCGGCCGACACGGAAACCGCGCACGTTAGCGTAATCAGCAGGGCAATCAGTAAAGCGGATGTTCTTTTCAACATTTATTGGGCACTCCTTTTCGGTTGGTATGCCCCTAACTTAACGGACGAGCCTTAAATGAAACTTAAATGATTTAGCGAACTATCGAAGTTGCCCTAACGGACAGAACCGTTAAAGAATACTAATCCTTTGTTTGTTTAGAGGCTTCAGTTAAGATGGAAAATATAAATAGTCGAGCACGGAGGGTTTATGGGACCTGACAATACGATTTCCAAGCTGGTTAACAGTCTAAAGCAAATAAACGGCGTGAGAGCTATCGTTCTCGGCGGTTCAAGAGCCAGGGGGAGTCATACTGACAATTCGGATATCGATATTGGCATCTATTACGATTCCGTTAATGGATTAGATATTCCCGGGCTTCAAAAGGTCGCTGCCGATATGGATGATGCGGGTAGACCTGACTTAGTTACGGAAATCGGTGGCTGGGGGCCATGGATTAACGGTGGCGGCTGGCTGGATGTTAATCATTATCCCGTCGATTTTCTATATCGTGATCTAAATAAAGTATCTACCGTGATGCGGCAATGTCTCTCGGGTGAAATTACCGTCGACTACCAGCCCGGGCATCCGCACGGATTTATCAACTCCATTTATTTTTCGGAGATCGCCTTATGCCAAGCGTTATGGGATCCTTCCGGTATTATTGGAGAAATGAAGACAAGAACGATTCCGTATCCGGCCGAATTGAAAAAGGCAATGATTCAGAAGTTCCTTTGGGAAGCGACTTTTGCGCTGGATACAGGGAGAAAGGGCATGCATAAAACGGATTTAGCGTACATCGCCGGATGTTGTTTTCGGTCGATATCCTGTTTGAATCAGGTTTTGTTCGCCGTTAACGAATGCTACTGGATGAACGAAAAAGGGGCTGTTGCAATTGCGGATTCATTTCGATTGGTTCCAAGCCTGTACTCCAAGAGAGTTAATAATATAATCAGTTTAGTCGCAGACAATCGGGAGCATTTGGAAAAGTCTTTCACCGAACTGAGTGACCTGATTGAAGAAACCAAAACCTTTGTGTAGTTCAACTAAATTAGAAGGGGTGGGAATGTTCTTAGAGGAGAGACCCTGACCAGAAGCATTGTTACTCCGGCGGCTATGCTTGTCATTGCCGCGGTCGACATTCTTTGGGTCGTCGGTAGCGGCAGTCGGCGTGTTCGCGATCTTCGAGGCGTTGTATTGGTGGCGCAACCGATTGTAAATTTAAGATGGATTGTGCTAAAATAGCATCAATTCAAGGAACGGAGGGTTGTCCTAACAATGGGTGTTATTTATTTCGGTAGATTGCGTTTTGTCACTTTGTCGCACTAATTAAATAGTGAGCAAAGGCTCTGCCTGCGTGCGGAGCAAAACGGAATCGGTCTGCCCATTTTAGGATATCCCTGTGCAAGGATGGATAGGGAGGGACAGCGCGTCTGTCTCTTTTTTGCGTTCTCAAAAAAGCCCGTGATCTATCCCTGCTTCAGAAAATCCGGAAACTCCTTGTCGTCTTCTAGACAAGAGTTTGTTTTAATGCGCGCATTCGTTCGTCCCCATTCCCGTTCATCCGCCGCAGGCATACGCCTGCGGTTTTTTGTTGTTCATTGGTATGAACTCATTTCGGGAGGACGATTCCATGCGCGGACAGAATAAAAAACATAGATCGATCAGAAAAAGCAAGTCGGGACCGAACTTTACGGGTCAGCATCTGCTGCACAATCCGAAAACGATCAAACAACTAATAGATACGGCGCATTTGCAGCAGACCGATACGGTGCTCGAAATCGGCGCGGGCAAGGGAGTTCTTACCTTCCCGATAGCCGATAAAGCAGGCAGGGTAGTGGCGGTAGAGATAGACGAGAAATTCGTCGAGGCGTTACGCATGAAGGCGAAGTGTCGCCCCCATATTAAAATTATCCAAGGCGACATTAGGGAAATAAGGCTGCCTACGGCGCCGTATTGCGTAGTGGCGAACATTCCGTTTTCCATTACGACGGTCATTCTCGATAGACTGCTTGGGGCAGAAGGCAGAGCATTTCAAAGAGGAGCGCTAATCCTAGAAAAAGGAGCGGCTAGAAGGTTTACGGAAGCCTCTACGGTGGATCCGCGTTTGCTAGCGTGGAGGATGAACTTTTTGTTCGAGATGAGAACGACGGTTCCTCGCGCTCATTTTGCCCCGCCTCCGCGCGTAGATGCGGCTATTGTGCGAATTGTCCGTAGGGATCGCCCTTTAGTTCCTGCCCGGGAGGGAAAGAGATTTGCCGCATTCGCGGCTTATGTGCTGAGTCAACCGCGAATGTCCGTGGCCGATGCGCTTAAAGGGGTTTTTACGCCGGCACAGCTAAAAACGACGATGAAGAACGCAAAGGTGGATCGGGATCAATTGGCCGCTTCGTTATCGTTGGAGCAGTGGGCGTTGCTCTTCCATGCGATGCTCCAACATGCGGCGCCTTACCGTTGGCCGCGGGGGTGATTATTCAGAAAGACGACAAGGAGCCCGCGAGGGCTCCTTGTTCCGTTCTTAATCGACTTTTTATGGTGTCGTGCCCCATACCAAAGTTCCGTTCTGATACAGCGTGACATGATCCCAGTTCGCGTAAGCGGTTTTCGTCGGATCGTAAGAATAGTCGTTTGCTTCGTTAAAGTTCGACCAGTCTGCTTTGGCCATACGTAGCTGAATGTCGCCCGTTTGTCCGCCTGCCGCGATGGAACCCGCGCCAGCGGTGAAGCCCAGTTCGACATAGGTGTCCGTATTGGTGCCGGAGCCGCTCACGAACGTCATCGTGATGTTGCTTCCACCGATTTGCGCCCAATCGATGAAGGCGTTCACCGCAGCTGTTCCGTCTTTCGTGAAGTAGTAGCGGACTTTGACCGTGCTTAGGTTAACGGCGGACGAACCCGTGTTCTTGATGTTCAGGTGAGGCTTGATCTGGTTGTCCGCGGCATTCGTGTCACCGGCTTTGTATTGGACAAGAAGGCTACCCGTTCCGGTGCCACCGCCAATCGGCGTCGCGCTCGATTGTGCGGAGTTCGTGCTCTCGCCCGCGCTGTTGGATGCGCTGACGACATAGTAGTAAGCCGTACCGTTCGTCAGACCCGTGTTCGTGTAACTCGTCGTGGTGACGCCTGTCGCCACGTTCGTGTACGGACCGCCGGTCGTCGTTGCGCGTTTAACCGTGTAGCTCGTCGCTCCGGTCGAAGCCGTCCAGCTCAAGGCGACTTGAGCGTTGCCCGCGGTTGCCGTCAATCCCGTTGGCGCGGTGGGAATTGCCGTGCCTGCGGTCGGAGTCGCGTTCACTTGCGTTGAGCTCGGACTCTCGCCCGCGCTGTTAGATGCGCTGACGACATAGTAGTAAGCCGTACCGTTCGTCAGACCCGAGTTCGTGTAGCTCGTCGTCGTGACGCCTGTCGCCACGTTCGTGTACGGACCGCCTGCCGCCGTTGCGCGTTTAACCGTGTAGCTCGTCGCGCCGGTCGAAGACGTCCAACTCAAGGCGACTTGAGCGTTGCCTGCGGCTGCCGTCAATCCCGTTGGGGCTGCAGGAATCGTCGTGCCTGTAGACGGTCCGATGAGCTGCCATACTTCGCTAGTTCCGGGTGTCTGACCTAGGGTATACCATCTGGCTTGCCAGATATTGCCGCTGTATACGACTTGTTCGCCGCTATTATACGGGCGAATGGAGCTCCAATCGCGGATTGCGCCAAAGCGATTCGGATCGCCGGGGTAACCCGGAGCCGGCGTTGTCGGTTGCGAAAGATCGCGCGTCAGGTTCACGTCCATCGCTTGATAGAAAGCGTTGACCGTATCGAAGATATCCCACACCGCGACGATGACATGATAGCCTTCCCGATCGTTCGGGACGAAGCAGTCGTTGGAGTAGTCCGTCGCTGGAATGGCGCCGTTATCCTCATATCGGCAGAACAACTCAAGATCGGCCCGAGCCAACGGTTTGTTCGGATCCCACCCTGGCTTCGTAATGTAATAGTCCCAATAGTTGGTGCTGTGGTTGGCGACTATTTTCCATTGGAATGTATGAGGTCCGCCACTCAGGTTCGTTTTGGTCCAGCGGGTCATGGTTTGCGCATCCAGCGGCGGGTACTTGCCTCCGCCAGCGATCTGACCGTCCGGCACTCCGATCTCCGGGAAGTCCCCGCGGCCCTCTACGCTCCATGGCTCATATTGGACCGGTCCGCAATCCGTGTTTTGCCCGCTCATGCACAAGTCCGCG
Encoded proteins:
- a CDS encoding carbohydrate-binding domain-containing protein, with the protein product MLKRTSALLIALLITLTCAVSVSAATTVNETAIQLSDNGVSVNGKSASTDPASAVYTGADIVYYEAGHDSTYGEGKASDEHTAKEAAAHTVVTITQPGTYRVSGKLSVGQLAIDLGDGAAKDPKAVVVLILDGADITCTVAPAVIFYNVYEPYSASEDTKGVTDLSSAGAQVVLADGSANKVTGSYVARIYKEGTTKKLHKYDGAFYSKMSLNISGESSGTGELRIQAANEGLDSELHLTINGGKIEIQSQDDGINTNEDGISVTTINGGYLKVNAGLGSEGDGIDSNGYLTINGGTVVTMANERSPDGGIDADKDIALNGGTVVALGTRNDATGSNSKQTFIELAFASTQPAGSVIKLTDASGKALLTHTAEKAFQSLTFTSADLALNTEYHVYINDGQQQYTGNSFGMMGGPGGRPNNGQAPGEAPPAGGPAPGQAPPAGNERPTDRPEGMPAFPDGFNPLNQQENDVNTVGSIAFVITDKIHSFSGVSDSADATGKTRVSFTVNNGKGIANATSGNKPLLTSITANAKVPEQDIQITVTDIPSESYSETRLLSEVKDSLSDLMPDSDGTYRLTAAVVSTNTEYAGVSQWQFTIGGLPFTDVSPTDGAYDAIKALYDKGIMNGTGTTSFSPNATVNRATAITALGRLLGVETADTDRFPDVKQGSWYGGYVGWAVANGIVQGDNNGQFRPNDNLAAAHMQLILDRYANLIGKESITLNSAGSLLTRGELAIVLASLL
- a CDS encoding nucleotidyltransferase family protein, encoding MGPDNTISKLVNSLKQINGVRAIVLGGSRARGSHTDNSDIDIGIYYDSVNGLDIPGLQKVAADMDDAGRPDLVTEIGGWGPWINGGGWLDVNHYPVDFLYRDLNKVSTVMRQCLSGEITVDYQPGHPHGFINSIYFSEIALCQALWDPSGIIGEMKTRTIPYPAELKKAMIQKFLWEATFALDTGRKGMHKTDLAYIAGCCFRSISCLNQVLFAVNECYWMNEKGAVAIADSFRLVPSLYSKRVNNIISLVADNREHLEKSFTELSDLIEETKTFV
- the erm gene encoding 23S ribosomal RNA methyltransferase Erm — encoded protein: MRGQNKKHRSIRKSKSGPNFTGQHLLHNPKTIKQLIDTAHLQQTDTVLEIGAGKGVLTFPIADKAGRVVAVEIDEKFVEALRMKAKCRPHIKIIQGDIREIRLPTAPYCVVANIPFSITTVILDRLLGAEGRAFQRGALILEKGAARRFTEASTVDPRLLAWRMNFLFEMRTTVPRAHFAPPPRVDAAIVRIVRRDRPLVPAREGKRFAAFAAYVLSQPRMSVADALKGVFTPAQLKTTMKNAKVDRDQLAASLSLEQWALLFHAMLQHAAPYRWPRG
- a CDS encoding lytic polysaccharide monooxygenase; translated protein: MTYQETLKQQPSRAMTLLMGTGALLLILACSLLFADRASAHGRLIDGRADLCMSGQNTDCGPVQYEPWSVEGRGDFPEIGVPDGQIAGGGKYPPLDAQTMTRWTKTNLSGGPHTFQWKIVANHSTNYWDYYITKPGWDPNKPLARADLELFCRYEDNGAIPATDYSNDCFVPNDREGYHVIVAVWDIFDTVNAFYQAMDVNLTRDLSQPTTPAPGYPGDPNRFGAIRDWSSIRPYNSGEQVVYSGNIWQARWYTLGQTPGTSEVWQLIGPSTGTTIPAAPTGLTAAAGNAQVALSWTSSTGATSYTVKRATAAGGPYTNVATGVTTTSYTNSGLTNGTAYYYVVSASNSAGESPSSTQVNATPTAGTAIPTAPTGLTATAGNAQVALSWTASTGATSYTVKRATTTGGPYTNVATGVTTTSYTNTGLTNGTAYYYVVSASNSAGESTNSAQSSATPIGGGTGTGSLLVQYKAGDTNAADNQIKPHLNIKNTGSSAVNLSTVKVRYYFTKDGTAAVNAFIDWAQIGGSNITMTFVSGSGTNTDTYVELGFTAGAGSIAAGGQTGDIQLRMAKADWSNFNEANDYSYDPTKTAYANWDHVTLYQNGTLVWGTTP